The stretch of DNA CTGCTGATCATCCTCTATGTCTCGCTCGACATGATCCACCGCGGCAGCGTCGAAGTGCTGCCTTACGTGCAAGCGAGCGGGTTCAAGCTTTAAGCCTGACCTCGGTCTCGAAACTCATTTGGTCATACGCCGGCACCACATGGTCCGGCGTCTCGGCCATCACCACGTCGTAGTCGAGCGGCGTGTGCATATGGGTGAGGATCGCCTGTTTCGGCTTCAGCCGGCCGATCCAGTCGAGCGACTGTTCCAGCGACAGATGGCTCGGATGGTAGGTATATTGCAGCGCGTCGATGATCAGCACGTCGAGGTTCTGAAGCTTCTCGACGGTCTGCGGCGGGAAATCGCTGATATCGCTGCAATAAGCCACATCGCCGATCCGGAAGCCGAGCGAGTGGATGTCGCCATGCTGCTGGATATGGGGATGGAAAGCGATAGTGCCTCCGGGACCGTGAATTTCCAAGGGCGCGTCGAGGTTTTCGATGACGATCGGCAGCACGATCGGCGGGTAATTGCTGCCCGGCGGCGTTGCCAGGCAGTAGCCGAAGGCTTCCCGCAGCCTGTCCATGGTAAATTGGTCGGCAAAGATCGGCACCCGGCGGCGGGTATTGTGAAAATAGCCGCGCAGATCGTCGATGCCATGAATATGATCGGCATGCGGATGGCTGTAGAGCACGGCATCGACATGGTCGGCCCCTGACCTGATCATCTGCTCGCGAAAATCCGGCCCGGTGTCGATGACGACGGTGGTGACACCGCCATCGGGTGCGAATTGCTGCACCATGAAGGCGGCGCGCGTGCGCCGGTTCTTCGGATTGTCGGGATTGCAGGCGCCCCAGTCGCCGGTGATGCGGGGCACGCCCGGTGACGACGAACAGCCGAGAATGGTGAAACGCCGCCGGTAGAGCACGCCGCTAGATCCTCGGCATCTTCGAGAACAGGCGGAAAGCGTTCTCCGTCGTGATCCGCGCGACCTCTTCGGTGGAAAGGCCGATCGTATCGGCGAGCACCTCGGCCGTGTTGACGACATAGGACGGCTCGTTGCGCTTGCCGCGCCAGCGCTTCGGCGCCAGATAGGGCGCGTCCGTTTCCACAAGCAGCCGCTCATGCGGGATCGTCCTGGCGATCTCGCGCAGCTCTTCCGACTTCGGGAAGGTCAGGATGCCCGAGAAGGAGATATAGCCGCCGAGCGCGACGCCGGTCTTGGCCAGCTCCGGTCCTGCGGAAAAGCAGTGGAGAATGAAGGGGAAGGCCCCCTTCCCGCTTTCCTCGGTCAATATGGCAGCCATGTCCTCGTCGGCGCTGCGGCTGTGGATGACGAGCGGCAGCTGGGTCTCGCGCGCCGCCACAATATGCCGGCGAAAGCCGGTCTGCTGATCCTCGGGCTTCTGCGTGTCGTAGAAATAGTCGAGGCCGGCCTCGCCGATCGCCACCACCTTCTTATGGGCATTGGCGAGACGCACCAGGTCTTCCGTCTCAATATCCAGCTCTTCGTCGGCATTGTTCGGATGCGTGCCGACCGAGCAGAACACCGAAGGATATTTCTCTGTGATGGCAAGCAGCGTCTCGAGCTTACGCACCCGCGTCGAGATCGTCACCATCTGCGCAACACCGGCCTGATGGGCGCGCGCGACAATCTCGTCCCGCTCCGCCTCGAAGTCGGCGAAATCAAGATGGCAGTGCGTGTCGATTAGCACGGCCTCAAGCCTCCGGAGCCACGTAGCGCGGGAAGACCGGCGTCGGCGCTTCGAGGGTCGTTCCGGCAGTGAGACGGCCGGCTTCGCCGAGGGCAGCAAAATCGCGCTTGTCTGCAGGTGCCGCGACCAGATCGAGCAGCTTGCCTGATGAATCCGGCATGAAGGGTCGCAGCAGGATGGCAATCTGGCGCACGACTTCGGCGGTCACATAGAGCACCGTGCCCATACGCTCCGGATCGGTCTTCTTCAGCGCCCACGGCGCCTGGCCGGCGAAATAACGGTCGGTCTCGGAGACGACCGAAATGATCGAGGCGAGAGCCCGGTGGATCTGCTGCTTACCCATTTCCTCGCGGGTCGATGCATGCAGCGCGTCGACCTCAGCCAGCATGGCCTTGTCCTCATCGCTGAGCGCCCCGCATTCAGGGATCTTGCCATCGCAGTTCTTGACGATCATCGACAGCGAGCGGCTGGCGAGATTGCCGATACCGTTGGCGAGATCGGAATTGATGCGCGTGCCGATCGCCTCTTCGCTGTAGCTGCCGTCCTGGCCGAAGGAGACTTCGCGCAGGAAGAAATAGCGCACCTGGTCGAGGCCGAAATGGTTCACCAGATTGACCGGATCGACGACGTTGCCGAGCGACTTCGACATCTTCTCGCCCTTGTTGAGCAGGAAGCCGTGGGCAAAGACCCGCTTCGGCAGCGGCAGCTTCGCCGACATCAGGAAGGCCGGCCAGTAGACGGCGTGGAAGCGGATGATGTCCTTGCCGATGATGTGCACATCGGCCGGCCAGTATTTCGCCCGCGGGCCGTTCTTGTCCTCGATATAGCCGGTCGCGGTGATGTAGTTGGTCAGTGCGTCGACCCAGACATACATCACGTGGGCGGGATCGTCCGGCACCTTGATGCCCCAGTCGAAGGTCGTGCGCGAGACCGAGAGGTCCTTGAGGCCCGACTTGACGAAGGAGATCACCTCGTTGCGACGCTCGGCCGGACCGATGAAATCAGGGTTTGCCTCGTAATGCGCAAGCAGCTTCTCCTGGTATTCGGAGAGCTTGAAGAAATAGCTTGCCTCTTCCACCCATTCGACGGGCGTGCCCTGCGGCCCGTAACGCACGCCGTCGGCGCGCAGCTCGGTCTCGTTTTCCTGGTAGTAGGCCTCGTCGCGCACCGAATACCAGCCGGCATAGCTGTCCTTGTAGATGTCGCCATTGTCGGCCATCAGCTTCCAGATGTTGCGCGACGTCTCGTGATGGCGCTCCTGCGTGGTGCGGATGAAATCATCGTTGGAAGCGTTGAGCAGCGTCGCCATCGCCTGGAATTCGCCGGAGTTGCGGTCGGCGAGCGCCTGCGCGGTGATGCCCTCGGCGCGCGCCGTCTGCTGCATCTTCTGGCCGTGTTCGTCGGTGCCCGTCAGGAAGAACACATCCTTGCCATCCAGGCGCTGGTAGCGCGCCATCGCATCGGTCGCGATCAGCTCATAGGCATGGCCGATATGCGGCTTGCCGTTAGGGTAGGAAATCGCGGTGGTGATGTAGAAGGGTGTCTTGTCTGTCATGGCGGCCAATGTCCGGCTAACTCTATAAAAATGGTCAGCCGCTCTTAGCGCATGTCACCGTCAAGCGAAACCTCAAGTTTCGCCGCCGCCAATGATTTCCGGACGATGGGGGCGTGAACTTGACTCAGCTTCTCGCCCAATCTACCCGTCTTGGGAAAGAGGGCGGGACAAGAACGAAGTGCCAGTTTTCATCTATCGGAATGGTCGTGCCCGCGCGCCGTCAGGGGCGCTTGCTTGACATTCGAGCCGCTCTATTCGCTTTCCGGCCTGTTCGTCGGCGCCCTCGTCGGTATTACCGGCGTTGGCGGCGGTTCGCTGATGACGCCGCTGCTGGTGCTGCTCTTCGGCGTCCATCCCGCCACCGCCGTCGGCACCGATCTTCTCTATGCGGCAATCACCAAGACGGCCGGCACGGCCGTTCACGGCATGCATGGGCGGGTCAACTGGAGGATCGTCGGCAGCCTCGCAGCCGGCAGCCTGCCGGCCGCCCTGCTGATGCTCTGGCTGCTAGCCGGCGTCGATCGCAAAAGCATCGGCGTGACCAATACGATCACCACGGCACTCGGCTGGCTTCTCGTCATGACCGCGATCATGCTGGTCTTCCGAGGCCCGATCCTCGAATTGGCGCGCCGCGCCGTCGGCGATCGCACACCGCCAAAGCCGACAACCATCCTCGCCCTCACCGTCATTCTCGGATTCGTTCTCGGCGTCCTCGTCACCTTGACCTCGGTCGGCGCTGGCGCGCTGGGGGTGACGATCCTGCTGGTCCTTTATCCCAGGCTCGATGTGCGCGAAATCGTCGGTTCCGACATCGTCCATGCAGTACCGCTGACCTTGATCGGCGGCACCGGTTATTGGCTGATCGGCGAGATCGACTGGCCGATGCTGCTTGCCCTGTTGATCGGCTCTATCCCCGGCATCATCATCGGAAGCCTTCTGGCGCCGAAACTGCACGAACGCACCATCCGCATCGTCCTTGCCGCCACGCTTGCCGTCGTTGCATTGAAGCTGCTGACCGGCTGATCAAAGCGCGATGCCGAAAAATGTCAGCGGTGACGCGCTTTAAAGGCCCGGCTGCTTGATATCGGCGAGAATGCTGATGATCGTCTGCTTGCGGTCGAGGTTGTAGCCATCGGAAATGGTCAGCCGCTCGGTGATTTCGGAATAGAGCCGGGCCAGCCGCTCCGCCGTCGCGATCCGTCCCTCGCCGGCCGCTACGCGCGCGCGGTTCATGATGTCGTCGCCGACATGGCTGACGAAGAAATCGAAGATCGTGTCGCTTTCCCGGCCTGAAAGTGCATCGGCCAGCCGATGCATTGCCTTGCGGGCTGTCGGTCCCTCGGCGGCAAACATCTCGTCATAGGCAGCGATGATCTCGCCGCCGCCGTAGTTCAGGAGTTTCAGCGCCTCGCCGACGCTGCCCTTGGCGGCCGAAAGCACCGCCCCGCCCTCGCCTGATATGCCGAGATGGGTAAGGGCCGCGACGAGTTCATCGTCGGCAAGCGGCGCCAGCTTCAGCGGCAGGCAGCGCGAGCGGATCGTCGGCAGCAGCCGTCCCGGCGCATGCGACAGCACCAGGAACAGCGCCCTCTTCGGTGGTTCTTCCAGGATCTTCAGGATGGCGTTGGCCGCATTGCGGTTCATGTCGTCGGCCGGATCGATGATGACGATCCGCCAGTTGCCGGTGCCTGAGGTCTGCGAGAAGAATTTGCCGGCGCGGCGCACCTCGTCGACAGTGATCGCCGATTTCACCTTGCCGGTCTTTTCGTCCACCGGCCGGGCAAGGTGCAGCAGATTGTGCGAGGCGCCCGAGGCAATCTGCCGGCTGACCGGAGAGGCAGGATCGGGATCGCCGATCGTCTCCGGCGCTGTCTGGGGATCAGGATGCGAGAGCACGTGATTGGCAAAGCGGAAGGCGAGCGTCGCCTTGCCGATGCCCTCCGGCCCCTCGATCAGGATGGCGTGGTGGCCCTTGCCGGACCGGTAGGACTGCGCAAGGAAGGCTTCTGCCTCCGCATGGCCGAACATCCTGGTATTTTCTCCCGGCCAGATGGCGCCGTCGAGCAGTCCGGGCCTTTCCTCACTCATAATGGGCTTCACTCATGATGGGCGGCTTCCGGCATTCGCAAACGGCCTGACGGCGACAGCAGCTGTTGGACGATCGCCAGGATCTCGGCGGCGATCGCCTCCTCGCTCTGCATGGCGTTGACCACGTGGCAGCGCTCCGGTTCGCGGGCGGCGATATCGAGAAAGGCCTCGCGCCGTTTTTCGTGCGTTTCCAGCCGCTCCTTCTCGAAGCGATCGGGAGCATCGGCCGCGGCGCGCTTCTGCGCCCTCTCCAGCCCGACTTTGGCGGGGATGTCGAGGATCACGGTGCAATCCGGCATGACGCCGTTGATGGCGATGCGCTGCAGCGTCT from Rhizobium leguminosarum bv. trifolii WSM1325 encodes:
- a CDS encoding DNA-directed DNA polymerase (KEGG: rec:RHECIAT_CH0002244 DNA polymerase III protein, delta prime subunit) — protein: MSEERPGLLDGAIWPGENTRMFGHAEAEAFLAQSYRSGKGHHAILIEGPEGIGKATLAFRFANHVLSHPDPQTAPETIGDPDPASPVSRQIASGASHNLLHLARPVDEKTGKVKSAITVDEVRRAGKFFSQTSGTGNWRIVIIDPADDMNRNAANAILKILEEPPKRALFLVLSHAPGRLLPTIRSRCLPLKLAPLADDELVAALTHLGISGEGGAVLSAAKGSVGEALKLLNYGGGEIIAAYDEMFAAEGPTARKAMHRLADALSGRESDTIFDFFVSHVGDDIMNRARVAAGEGRIATAERLARLYSEITERLTISDGYNLDRKQTIISILADIKQPGL
- a CDS encoding protein of unknown function DUF81 (PFAM: protein of unknown function DUF81~KEGG: rec:RHECIAT_CH0002243 hypothetical conserved membrane protein), with protein sequence MTFEPLYSLSGLFVGALVGITGVGGGSLMTPLLVLLFGVHPATAVGTDLLYAAITKTAGTAVHGMHGRVNWRIVGSLAAGSLPAALLMLWLLAGVDRKSIGVTNTITTALGWLLVMTAIMLVFRGPILELARRAVGDRTPPKPTTILALTVILGFVLGVLVTLTSVGAGALGVTILLVLYPRLDVREIVGSDIVHAVPLTLIGGTGYWLIGEIDWPMLLALLIGSIPGIIIGSLLAPKLHERTIRIVLAATLAVVALKLLTG
- a CDS encoding hydrolase, TatD family (TIGRFAM: hydrolase, TatD family~PFAM: TatD-related deoxyribonuclease~KEGG: deoxyribonuclease protein; K03424 Mg-dependent DNase), which produces MLIDTHCHLDFADFEAERDEIVARAHQAGVAQMVTISTRVRKLETLLAITEKYPSVFCSVGTHPNNADEELDIETEDLVRLANAHKKVVAIGEAGLDYFYDTQKPEDQQTGFRRHIVAARETQLPLVIHSRSADEDMAAILTEESGKGAFPFILHCFSAGPELAKTGVALGGYISFSGILTFPKSEELREIARTIPHERLLVETDAPYLAPKRWRGKRNEPSYVVNTAEVLADTIGLSTEEVARITTENAFRLFSKMPRI
- a CDS encoding methionyl-tRNA synthetase (TIGRFAM: methionyl-tRNA synthetase~PFAM: tRNA synthetase class I (M)~KEGG: rec:RHECIAT_CH0002242 methionyl-tRNA synthetase protein); this translates as MTDKTPFYITTAISYPNGKPHIGHAYELIATDAMARYQRLDGKDVFFLTGTDEHGQKMQQTARAEGITAQALADRNSGEFQAMATLLNASNDDFIRTTQERHHETSRNIWKLMADNGDIYKDSYAGWYSVRDEAYYQENETELRADGVRYGPQGTPVEWVEEASYFFKLSEYQEKLLAHYEANPDFIGPAERRNEVISFVKSGLKDLSVSRTTFDWGIKVPDDPAHVMYVWVDALTNYITATGYIEDKNGPRAKYWPADVHIIGKDIIRFHAVYWPAFLMSAKLPLPKRVFAHGFLLNKGEKMSKSLGNVVDPVNLVNHFGLDQVRYFFLREVSFGQDGSYSEEAIGTRINSDLANGIGNLASRSLSMIVKNCDGKIPECGALSDEDKAMLAEVDALHASTREEMGKQQIHRALASIISVVSETDRYFAGQAPWALKKTDPERMGTVLYVTAEVVRQIAILLRPFMPDSSGKLLDLVAAPADKRDFAALGEAGRLTAGTTLEAPTPVFPRYVAPEA
- a CDS encoding beta-lactamase domain protein (PFAM: beta-lactamase domain protein~KEGG: ret:RHE_CH02155 metal-dependent hydrolase protein) — encoded protein: MLYRRRFTILGCSSSPGVPRITGDWGACNPDNPKNRRTRAAFMVQQFAPDGGVTTVVIDTGPDFREQMIRSGADHVDAVLYSHPHADHIHGIDDLRGYFHNTRRRVPIFADQFTMDRLREAFGYCLATPPGSNYPPIVLPIVIENLDAPLEIHGPGGTIAFHPHIQQHGDIHSLGFRIGDVAYCSDISDFPPQTVEKLQNLDVLIIDALQYTYHPSHLSLEQSLDWIGRLKPKQAILTHMHTPLDYDVVMAETPDHVVPAYDQMSFETEVRLKA